A window of Thermococcus sp. LS1 genomic DNA:
ACGGCAGTTGCAGGTGTCCTGATGGCCCTCAGGAAGAGGGAGGTGAGCTCATGACCACCGTCATAATAAAGACAACGACGAAGTTCCTCGCATCGCTGATACTGACCTTCGGAGCCTATATAATCCTCCACGGACACTTAACACCTGGTGGTGGCTTCCAGGGCGGAGCGGTTTTTGCGAGCGGTTTGGCGCTCCTCATAGTGGCGAACAGGTACGATGACGTTAAGAGAGCCTTTAAGAGAGTTCCGCTCAGCAGTCTTGAAAGTATCGGAGCCCTCGGCTTCCTTGGGACTGCCGCTCTGGGTTTCATGGGATACACATTCTTCAAGAACGTCATAGCCAACAGCGGCTTTCCGCTCTTCGGGGAGCCGACACCAATCGGAATAAACCCCGGCTACCTCAACACGGGCGGAACACTGACTTACATGAACATCTTCGTTGGAACTAAGGTCCTTGCAGGTTTGACTAGCATAATACTGATTTTCTTCCTTCTGCTGGGGGTGAAGAAGGATGAATAACGTGATTCTGGCTAACCTTCCCTTCGTCGTCGTGGCTCTGCTCCTGGCCATAGGGTTCTACACGATAGGCTTCAAGCGGAACCTCATCAAGGTGGTCATAGGTATTGAAATCCTCGAAGGAGCCGTCAACCTCTTCCTGGTGGCTTTGGGCTATGTCAAAGGCGCCTACGCGCCGATATACACCATGGCACCCGAGGATGCGGTGAACAACATGGTTCTCCCGACGCCCCAGGCGCTTACCCTCACAAGCATCGTCATCGGAGTCGCCGTTTCAGCCCTCATGCTGGCCTTCGCGGTCAACATATACCGCCACTACGGAACCCTTGACGTCACAAAGGCCAGGAGGCTGAGAGGATGATGGAGCACCTCCCGGCTCTGATGATAGCGGTTCCCCTCTTCGGAGCGTTCA
This region includes:
- a CDS encoding sodium:proton antiporter; this encodes MNNVILANLPFVVVALLLAIGFYTIGFKRNLIKVVIGIEILEGAVNLFLVALGYVKGAYAPIYTMAPEDAVNNMVLPTPQALTLTSIVIGVAVSALMLAFAVNIYRHYGTLDVTKARRLRG
- a CDS encoding MnhB domain-containing protein; this translates as MTTVIIKTTTKFLASLILTFGAYIILHGHLTPGGGFQGGAVFASGLALLIVANRYDDVKRAFKRVPLSSLESIGALGFLGTAALGFMGYTFFKNVIANSGFPLFGEPTPIGINPGYLNTGGTLTYMNIFVGTKVLAGLTSIILIFFLLLGVKKDE